In Lolium rigidum isolate FL_2022 chromosome 3, APGP_CSIRO_Lrig_0.1, whole genome shotgun sequence, the genomic window TCCTCATCGCCCCCGACGCCGCTCCCGACGACCACCGCCTCcgccccctcctctccctctccctctctccccctccgcctccgcccccgccgtcggagGTTCTCAAGGCAAGTTCTCCTCTCCCCGTCTCTTCTACGTTTCCCCGAATGGAGAGGCCGGTCGTAAGGTGTTCGAGCGAATGCGCAGGAGAAGGATGCGAAGGTCGCGCCCCTGACGCACAAGGAGGAGGTCGGCCGCGCCACGTGGATGCTGCTCCACACCATCGCGGCGCAGGTGCTCCATCTTTACTGGCTCCGTGTCTTTTGTCTTGTTCACATAGCAACGGAGCATTATTTGTGAACTCGTGATTCTTGAATTTCCATGGATCCCTATGCATTTCCGTACATTAGTGGCTATGCTTGTGGATAAGGCAACGAGTTTTTCCAAGCACCGATGCTCTAAATCCATTTGCTGCCAGCTTATTGTGTTCTCTTTACTCGTGTTTTCAGTTTCCTGATGAACCAACCAGGCAACAGAAACGGGATGCGAAAGAGTTGGTAAGCAGGACACCACCTATTAGCTTTCTTTTGAGTTGGGGAACTTGTCCATGCTTATAGTATTTGATAAAATCTCCTGTAACGGATTTGTTCAAATCAATGCTTGTATTagtccctccgtctcagtttactagtcttccccgtaaccctaggtcgccaatttgatctatataatttaaattatataatacaaaaattatatcattagaaaatataacatctaaactttctaatgatatactaatttttataacatataactaatactaacgtgatcaaatttgcgacgcgcacctaataaactgtgagagagggagtagtcAGTATTCTTTAAGTGACTCAAATAAATACCTGTGCAATTAGTCTCGTTGTTATTATAGTCTATAGATGTCCTTTTTGTTAATTTCCCATAAGTTCCGAGCTTATAATTTTTTATTAAGTGTGCCTTGTGCTTGATTACCATGACTCTGTTAACTATCATGCTATATGAACATCGACTAAACAAAAATGAGCATCTACTAAACCTATCTATTGGGAATACTGGTACATGTTAGTTTGCCATACAAAAATGTATTCAACCGAATAAACATAAATATGCTTTTCTCTTCCTGCAGATCCCCTTTTGCTTGTTTTTTGTCCATGCAAAAATAACATTTCTGCCTGTTTGCATATTCAGATGGCTTTAATTTCCAGACTGTACCCTTGCAAAGAATGCGCTGATCACTTCAAGGAAGTTTTGAAGTAAGCAATGCCCTCTAGCGGTCTTGCATAAATTGTGTTGCCCATTTTAGCAATTTCATTCCTGAGATACGTTTGCATGTTGGAGGCTTAGTtcttgtaaaaaaaaaaatggtATTTGATGAAGTATTGCTGAATCTATCTTTTGACCTTTTGCTGCTTTATGACTTGCTACGAGAATATAACTTAAGGACTAGGAATACCTTTGCAATATGAAACTGTGCATATGAATGCTAGATTACGAAGTTTTGCATCCATGCATTTGTCTGTCACAATTTGCAACACATTAACTTGTAGGGTATTTGAGGGGCATTTATGataaaaaaataataatatgTGCTCTAGGGTCTTGTTCGCAGAAAAATATGACAATTGGTCAGGGGCGTAGATAAGACAATTCGCATGATGATCCAATGGCTGTTTATCTGTTTTAAGCTCATTTTATGAACAGCCAATGTGTGAAGCGTATGAATTGTTCGTCACTTGGTTTCTTAAAATTTTGCATTAGAGTATAACATTTTGTCATCGCTGTGTAACATTTGTTCCAACCGTGGTTGTCCCATTATTGTTAATTTTATTACTCTTTTGTGTCGGTCAACATAATAACAAGGGGCTGTTCTCTCTCACAACAATATGAAACTGACTTATGTTTTTTTTTCCAGAGCAAATCCTGTTCAAGCAGGATCTCAGGCTGAATTCTCTCAGTGGATGTGCTATGTGCACAATGTGGTTAATCGAAGGTGAGTCAATACGAGCAACTTCAAATTGTTGATTCAGTGGCCCCTTAGAAACTATCTTAAATTAAGTATATTATAGTGTTAATGTTTTTCTATTGCCACTGGAAAGACAAGGTCTCAGACCAAAAAGAGGGTCAGTAGAGCAGTATATCAGTGTATTTTTATAGGAATGCAGTAATATCGTGTGCTGCTCCTTTTTTTTTACCATAAACGTATATGTTCTCATTCATAACATCATGGTTTTACAGAACAGTATGCCTTCGGCTGACGAGACCATTCTTATGAGCATTCTCATGTGAGCCTTTTGTGGTTGTCTTTTGCAGCCTTGGAAAAACAATATTTCCTTGCCAGAGAGTAAATGCACGGTGGGGCAAGCTGGATTGCCCCGAACGCTCTTGTGACCTAGAAGGCGCCAAcgacatcatgccgaaccgatgacATTGCCCAGAATCCCTTATAAAATATCTGCACCAGTAACAATTTAAAACCACAATTGAATGGGCAATACTAGGAGGATAAGGAAAAGATAATTCAGGACAATACCGATGTATTATTGTTTTACCTTCTCCATCCTGCCCCTGGGAAATGTAATACTAATATATGTCATCTGAACTTGCCCTTGATTTGTATAGTTTCACCGACTTATACATTGACGGATTTCATATGATCTATCTTGGTGAAGTTCTGCCAGTTATATGTGGATTTACTACTCTGAAACTTGAAGCCTGGTGCATCCAGCTCCTCCTATCTGACAAACATTACATGTTTCTGTTCAAGTTCAACCTGTATAACTGAAAATCCTGGAAATAGGACACGCTATGTTCAAAAATTTGTGGAAAAAGAGGCGGCAAATGTATGGATCCGCACTAGTATATTCATTCAAGGCCAGCAACACCTGCTAGAGCGAGGCAATCAATGAGAAATGCAGGTCTGACGGAGGAATGCATGGAGGCCACCTTCCTTGTTTTGCCCGGCCATTTTCCTGCACCCTTCTCCTCGGTGTTGACGAGACATAAATTCTGCCGTGTTATCACACCATTTGTTTAATCCCATACTGACATACACATGAAAGTTACATCATGGATTGCATGGACCCGTCTTTATCTACAGTATCTTACAGGAATGAGGCTGCCTGAAGAACCAGAACCAGAACGAAGGAAAGAAAACCAGAACGAACGCTGGTGCTGAAAAATCTGAACTTCTGAAGGGAGAG contains:
- the LOC124696461 gene encoding FAD-linked sulfhydryl oxidase ERV1 — its product is MPPPGSNPLEPVFQTVAAFSRRLLIAPDAAPDDHRLRPLLSLSLSPPPPPPPPSEVLKKDAKVAPLTHKEEVGRATWMLLHTIAAQFPDEPTRQQKRDAKELMALISRLYPCKECADHFKEVLKANPVQAGSQAEFSQWMCYVHNVVNRSLGKTIFPCQRVNARWGKLDCPERSCDLEGANDIMPNR